The genomic region AGCGGAATCAGCGCCAGGAACCTGGGCTCGTGCGTGATGGCCTGGTGCTCGTAGCTCACACCCGTGCCTGCCGGGACTTTCTTCACCAGCACCACGGGAGCCGTGACAGTCAGGGCGGGACGAAGCCCGTAGTCTGCCGGATCGAGATGGTCGGCTGGGGCAAGGCCGTAAATCGCCAGGCCTGCCCGTACCATATCGAAGGCAAACTCCGGACGGTCCAGGATGTTGGCGGAGCTGGAAACATGCCGCAGCTCGGGCTCCAGCCCTGCCTCCCGGGCCTGGCGCACGGCCTCCTCGAACGCGTTCACGGCGGCAGCGTTGCCGGGGTGGGCCGGCACGTCCGCCCAGGCCAGGTGGGTCCAGATGCCCCTCACGGTAAGAATTCCCGCAAGCTCCGCCCGGCGTGCCGCGGCTACGAGATTCGACCAGTCTTCGGCGCGGGCACCGCCGCGGCTGAGCCCGCTATCGAGCTCCAGATGGACCGCCGCCGGCTTCCCTAGCCCCTTCGCGATGCCTGCCACTGCGTCCAGCTGCGCGGCGCTGCCCAGGGACATGTCAACGTCGTTTTCCACGGCGTCGCGGATTATTTCGCTGGATGCTGTGGCCAGGTACAACCAGGACAGGACCGGGGCGGTGATACCAGCCCGGCGGAGTGCGAGGGCCTCGGTGAGTTGCGCCGTTCCGAGCCAGTTGGCGCCGGCGGCAAGGGCTGCCTGCGCCACGTCCACCAGCCCGTGGCCGTAGGCGTTGCCCTTTACCACGGCCATGAAATTCGGTGCGGGGGTTAGCCTCCGCAGCGCTCGGACGTTGTCGGAAATTGCGGACAGGTCAACGCTGACCTGGCCCGAGAGCACCGTCATCGGGGTGCCTGTCTGGTGTGCATTACGTCTCATGCCTGAACACTATAGGTCATTTTGCACACCTGTGAGAGATGGCTCACAGCCTTAGGCTGGAGCGACGGCAATCGACAACTACCCACGAACGGACGTCAACGATGACTCTGCCCACCTTCACAGAACAGCAGCCGGCGGTGACCTCCAGCCGCCCCGGACTGGCAGCACAGCTCCTTCGCCGAAAGCCGATCGGACAGATGGTAAACGAAGCCGAAAGCGGCCACGGCGGCACACGCCTGGTCCGCAGCTTCGGTGTTCTGCAGCTGACCATGATCAGTGTGGGCGCCACCCTCGGTACCGGCATCCTCGTGATCCTGGGCGAATCAGTGCCGCTGGCCGGGCCGGCCATCTGGATCTCGTTCGCCATCGCCGGCGTGGCCGCGCTGCTGTCCGCCGTGTCCTACGCCGA from Arthrobacter globiformis harbors:
- the alr gene encoding alanine racemase → MRRNAHQTGTPMTVLSGQVSVDLSAISDNVRALRRLTPAPNFMAVVKGNAYGHGLVDVAQAALAAGANWLGTAQLTEALALRRAGITAPVLSWLYLATASSEIIRDAVENDVDMSLGSAAQLDAVAGIAKGLGKPAAVHLELDSGLSRGGARAEDWSNLVAAARRAELAGILTVRGIWTHLAWADVPAHPGNAAAVNAFEEAVRQAREAGLEPELRHVSSSANILDRPEFAFDMVRAGLAIYGLAPADHLDPADYGLRPALTVTAPVVLVKKVPAGTGVSYEHQAITHEPRFLALIPLGYADGIPKGISGRSVVQLGGRRVPVIGKVCMDQFMVDLGPEAGGVSVGDTAVLFGDPNSGAASADDWGAAIGSHGDEIINRIAPRLPRAYECPDYEDPEDGVPHVA